In Aristaeella hokkaidonensis, the following are encoded in one genomic region:
- a CDS encoding GNAT family N-acetyltransferase, producing MSFLWSRFLAAPKNPDGFMSPPAFFYRLPELETEDLILRKPRMRDAKDIFRYASDPEVARYVLWEPHRSVSETASFVRDLRVRIRAGYPSSWVVSLRETGLVIGTIGFVWYSTDNNAAELGYSFSREYWNQGYATQALHAVIDCLFSSLPLNRLEAQHDVRNPASGRVMQKCGLTQEGVLRGRIMNKGEYIDTALYSILRSDWEKSQR from the coding sequence ATGAGTTTTTTATGGAGCCGCTTCCTGGCAGCGCCGAAGAATCCTGATGGTTTTATGTCTCCGCCGGCCTTCTTTTACCGTCTGCCTGAGCTGGAAACTGAAGATCTGATCCTCCGCAAGCCTCGTATGAGGGATGCAAAGGATATCTTTCGTTATGCCTCAGATCCGGAAGTGGCGCGTTATGTTCTTTGGGAACCTCACCGCAGTGTTTCCGAAACCGCTTCATTTGTCCGGGATCTGCGCGTCCGGATCCGTGCGGGCTACCCTTCTTCCTGGGTTGTCTCTCTTCGGGAAACCGGCCTTGTCATCGGCACTATCGGTTTCGTCTGGTATTCCACCGATAACAATGCGGCAGAACTGGGCTACAGTTTCTCCCGGGAATACTGGAATCAAGGCTATGCCACCCAGGCCCTGCATGCCGTGATAGATTGTCTCTTTTCTTCCCTGCCCCTGAACCGTCTGGAAGCCCAGCATGATGTCCGCAATCCGGCCAGCGGCCGGGTAATGCAGAAATGCGGCCTCACACAGGAGGGTGTCCTGCGGGGCCGCATTATGAACAAAGGGGAATATATCGATACCGCACTTTACTCCATTCTTCGTTCAGACTGGGAAAAGAGTCAGCGGTAA
- a CDS encoding FAD:protein FMN transferase: protein MRRKTKLCVILLAVMMLCSGCAEEKKPPKLSEVGFYLDTVITLTAYTEDKQVLKDALEECGRYEKMLSRTIEGSDVWRINHAKGEPVEVSDDTMNILRCAQEISGKSGGAFDVTIAPVSTMWNFTKEPHELPDAEAIAKAAELVDYTRMKLEGNQVTLPEGMMIDLGGIAKGYIADRVKAYLKERGVKYAILSFGGNIVAIGNTKPDGTSWRVGIQDIDKQTGEYMLISLNKGGSTVTSGTYERGFDLDGVRYHHLLSAETGWPVQNELASVTIFSESSMEGDALSTTAFVLGTEKGLELIESLEGIEAVFIAKDRTVTYSSGAGDYMVQ from the coding sequence TTGAGAAGAAAAACGAAGCTGTGCGTTATTCTGCTGGCTGTGATGATGCTGTGCAGCGGATGCGCGGAAGAAAAGAAACCGCCGAAGCTTTCAGAAGTTGGCTTTTACCTGGACACGGTAATCACCCTGACCGCCTATACAGAAGACAAGCAGGTGCTGAAGGACGCACTGGAGGAATGCGGACGGTATGAAAAGATGCTGTCCCGTACCATTGAAGGAAGCGATGTATGGCGGATTAATCATGCTAAGGGTGAACCGGTGGAAGTGTCGGATGATACGATGAATATCCTGCGCTGCGCACAGGAAATCAGCGGAAAATCCGGCGGGGCTTTTGATGTGACCATCGCGCCGGTATCCACCATGTGGAATTTCACCAAGGAGCCTCATGAACTGCCGGATGCTGAAGCCATCGCCAAAGCAGCTGAACTGGTGGATTACACCAGAATGAAGCTGGAAGGGAATCAGGTCACGCTGCCGGAGGGGATGATGATAGACCTGGGAGGCATTGCCAAAGGATATATTGCTGACCGGGTGAAAGCATACCTGAAGGAACGGGGCGTGAAATACGCGATTCTGTCCTTTGGCGGCAACATTGTGGCAATCGGAAACACAAAGCCGGACGGAACATCCTGGAGAGTAGGTATTCAGGATATTGATAAACAGACCGGCGAATATATGCTCATCTCCCTGAATAAGGGCGGATCAACGGTGACCAGCGGAACCTACGAACGCGGTTTTGATCTGGACGGTGTAAGATATCATCACCTGCTTTCCGCGGAAACCGGCTGGCCGGTACAGAACGAACTGGCGTCGGTAACTATTTTTTCTGAAAGCTCCATGGAGGGAGACGCGTTGTCCACGACAGCTTTCGTGCTGGGAACAGAAAAGGGACTTGAACTGATTGAAAGCCTGGAAGGCATCGAAGCAGTATTTATCGCAAAGGACCGGACGGTAACTTATTCTTCCGGAGCCGGGGATTATATGGTACAGTGA
- a CDS encoding metallophosphoesterase: MNAYRGKHVSSASRRTGPSLRRGRHQVRNRHRRRWLILLLILLVLMICYPLVEARLLQTENITLQSDDFPIEANNLRVVYLSDIHYGFWFSDADLSRLIGRINSLRPDLLLFGGDYATDNETAIKFFRALQKQGTIHSRYGIYGVIGEADRGESDTTCKQLTEAMTNAGVVPLVNKVAPVNIAGRQIFIAGLDDKITGKPDIKGIAKSVNAGDYVILLCHNPSVIQEAQVAVDASGNLSWFDLGLFGHTHAGQMTFFSSVLNIAEDVPDRYRSGWLKENRVDLLISPGIGTSVFPGRLFCFPTIHCITLTY, encoded by the coding sequence ATGAACGCGTACCGTGGAAAACATGTTTCTTCCGCTTCCCGCCGTACCGGTCCCTCCTTGCGCCGCGGCCGTCATCAGGTGCGAAACCGTCATCGCCGGCGCTGGCTGATCCTTCTTTTAATACTGCTTGTTCTGATGATCTGTTATCCCCTGGTGGAAGCACGTCTTCTCCAGACGGAAAACATAACCCTTCAGAGTGATGATTTCCCGATAGAAGCAAACAACCTCCGGGTAGTTTATCTCAGTGATATTCATTACGGTTTCTGGTTCTCTGACGCGGATCTGAGCCGTCTGATCGGTCGGATCAATTCCCTCCGTCCTGACCTGCTGCTCTTTGGCGGAGACTATGCCACCGATAACGAAACTGCCATTAAATTCTTCCGCGCTTTGCAGAAACAGGGTACTATACACTCCCGTTACGGCATCTACGGTGTCATCGGTGAAGCTGACCGCGGAGAATCTGACACCACCTGCAAGCAGCTGACAGAGGCCATGACCAATGCCGGCGTTGTCCCGCTGGTCAATAAAGTCGCCCCTGTGAACATCGCAGGGCGGCAGATCTTCATTGCCGGTCTGGATGATAAGATTACCGGCAAGCCGGATATTAAAGGAATCGCCAAATCTGTCAATGCCGGTGACTACGTGATTCTGCTCTGCCACAACCCTTCCGTTATTCAGGAAGCCCAGGTTGCTGTGGATGCCTCCGGAAACCTCAGCTGGTTTGATCTGGGGCTTTTCGGCCATACGCACGCCGGCCAGATGACTTTCTTCTCTTCCGTGCTGAATATTGCGGAAGATGTTCCGGACAGATACCGCAGCGGCTGGCTGAAGGAAAACCGGGTGGATCTCCTGATTTCCCCCGGTATCGGAACCTCTGTTTTCCCTGGCAGGCTTTTCTGCTTCCCGACAATTCACTGCATTACGCTTACTTACTGA
- a CDS encoding energy-coupling factor transporter transmembrane component T family protein: MLNNITMGQYYPVDSKIHRLDPRIKLILTIVFIVIVFMAKTFLGYAVILGFVWLTARLANVPFRMLLRGLKPLRIIIILTFLLNLFFTTGETVWVQFWVIRITKEGFLQAAFYSLRLIFLVIGTSLLTLTTSPVSLSDGIEILLSPLKVIHFPAHELAMMMTIALRFIPTLLEETDKIMKAQMARGADFESGNLLSRAKAMVPLLVPLFVSAFRRAGDLAMAMESRCYHGGEGRTRLRVLKLTRNDWIACGAMAALLALIILEGMIF; this comes from the coding sequence GTGCTGAACAATATCACCATGGGTCAGTACTATCCGGTGGACAGCAAAATCCATCGCCTGGATCCAAGGATCAAGCTGATTCTGACCATTGTGTTCATCGTCATTGTTTTCATGGCCAAAACCTTCCTTGGCTATGCGGTCATTCTGGGTTTTGTCTGGCTTACTGCCCGTCTGGCCAATGTCCCTTTCCGTATGCTTCTGCGCGGGCTGAAGCCCTTGCGCATCATTATCATCCTGACCTTCCTGCTGAATCTGTTTTTCACTACAGGCGAAACCGTCTGGGTGCAGTTCTGGGTAATACGTATTACGAAGGAAGGCTTCCTGCAGGCTGCGTTCTACTCCCTGCGGCTGATCTTCCTGGTTATCGGCACCAGCCTGCTGACCCTCACCACTTCCCCCGTTTCCCTGTCCGACGGAATTGAAATTTTGCTTTCCCCGCTGAAAGTCATTCATTTCCCGGCCCATGAGCTGGCCATGATGATGACCATTGCGCTGCGTTTCATCCCCACTCTGCTGGAGGAAACGGACAAGATCATGAAGGCCCAGATGGCCCGCGGCGCGGATTTTGAAAGCGGCAACCTGCTTTCCCGCGCAAAGGCAATGGTGCCGTTGCTAGTACCGCTGTTTGTCAGTGCTTTCCGCCGTGCAGGTGATCTGGCCATGGCAATGGAAAGCCGCTGCTATCACGGCGGTGAAGGGCGAACCCGTTTACGTGTCCTGAAACTGACCCGGAACGACTGGATTGCCTGCGGCGCGATGGCTGCGCTGCTTGCGCTGATTATACTGGAGGGAATGATCTTTTGA
- a CDS encoding energy-coupling factor transporter ATPase has translation MPIEVSHLTHCYSEGSALRTVALDDVSFRIKNGEFVGIIGHTGSGKSTLVQHLNGLLKPTSGQVLIDGEDLNGEHVNRRALRQRIGLVFQYPEYQLFEETVAKDIAFGPKNQGLSAAEIDERVRYAMDCVHLDYQKYAERSPFELSGGQMRRVAIAGVLAMKPSVLILDEPTAGLDPRGRDRILGMLEELHARENVTILMVSHSMDDMARLASRLIVMSDGKVVADGTPREIFMQEEMMTSIGLDIPEAARLCARLRAKGYDLPADLFRPEQLKEQLLRIWKEGSAC, from the coding sequence ATGCCCATTGAAGTCAGCCACCTGACCCATTGCTATTCCGAGGGAAGCGCCCTGCGGACTGTAGCCCTGGATGATGTTTCTTTCCGGATCAAAAATGGTGAGTTTGTCGGGATCATCGGCCATACCGGCAGCGGCAAGTCCACCCTCGTACAGCATCTCAACGGCCTGCTCAAGCCCACTTCCGGCCAGGTTCTGATCGACGGTGAGGATCTGAACGGTGAACATGTCAATCGTCGTGCCTTGCGTCAACGGATCGGCCTGGTTTTCCAGTATCCTGAATATCAGCTCTTTGAGGAGACCGTTGCGAAAGATATCGCTTTCGGTCCGAAAAACCAGGGGCTGTCTGCTGCTGAAATTGATGAACGGGTTCGTTATGCCATGGATTGCGTCCATCTGGATTATCAGAAATATGCCGAGCGCAGCCCCTTTGAGCTGTCCGGCGGCCAGATGCGTCGTGTTGCCATTGCCGGAGTTCTGGCCATGAAGCCTTCGGTTTTGATTCTGGATGAGCCGACCGCCGGCCTGGATCCCCGCGGCCGCGACAGGATCCTGGGTATGCTGGAAGAACTCCACGCCCGGGAAAATGTTACCATCCTGATGGTTTCCCACAGCATGGATGATATGGCCCGCCTGGCCAGCCGACTGATCGTCATGAGCGACGGAAAAGTCGTTGCTGACGGAACGCCCCGTGAAATCTTCATGCAGGAAGAAATGATGACCTCCATCGGCCTGGATATTCCGGAAGCCGCGCGTCTTTGTGCACGTCTCCGCGCTAAAGGGTATGATCTGCCCGCTGATCTGTTCCGTCCGGAACAGCTGAAGGAACAGCTGCTCCGTATCTGGAAGGAGGGATCCGCGTGCTGA
- a CDS encoding NAD(P)/FAD-dependent oxidoreductase, which produces MVVGAGPAGLFAALTLARAGARPVLIERGKPVDRRTNDVNAMQEQGVLDPDSNVQYGEGGAGAFSDGKLTCGIKSPHVRNILETFVSHGAPEEILIDQKPHIGTDRLKGVVASIREEIIRLGGTVHFETRLEKLIIRGSHVEGAVISCNGESREFLTDTILLCIGHSARDTVQTLFSQGLRMEQKPFAMGVRIEHPRAFIDRSQYGSFADHPALGAASYKLICHTPDGRGVYTFCMCPGGEVIAAASQPGGVVTNGMSFHARDGVNSNSALLVGVRPQDFGDDHPLAGFVLQRSIEKAAFRAGGGGFIAPAQRVGDFLENRTSVSFGEVIPSYRPGVVPADLRTVLPDWIVEDLKKGIRAMNAQLSGFANPDAVLTGPETRSSSPVRISRNPLGEAEDLRGLYPVGEGAGYAGGIVSAAADGITAALHVLSANDLI; this is translated from the coding sequence TTGGTTGTCGGTGCCGGCCCTGCTGGTCTGTTTGCCGCGCTGACCCTGGCCCGTGCAGGAGCCCGCCCGGTTCTGATTGAACGCGGGAAACCTGTGGACCGGCGTACCAATGACGTCAACGCCATGCAGGAGCAGGGCGTCCTGGATCCCGATTCAAACGTCCAGTACGGTGAAGGCGGAGCTGGAGCTTTCTCAGACGGCAAACTGACCTGCGGCATCAAAAGTCCCCATGTCAGGAACATCCTGGAAACCTTCGTTTCCCACGGCGCACCGGAAGAGATTCTCATAGACCAGAAGCCTCATATCGGCACCGACCGTCTGAAAGGTGTTGTGGCGTCAATCCGGGAAGAAATCATCCGTCTTGGCGGCACGGTTCATTTTGAAACCCGCCTGGAAAAATTGATTATCCGCGGCAGCCACGTTGAGGGTGCAGTAATTTCCTGCAATGGTGAATCCCGTGAATTCCTCACGGATACCATCCTGCTTTGCATCGGTCACTCTGCCCGTGATACGGTTCAGACGCTTTTCAGCCAGGGCCTTCGTATGGAGCAAAAACCCTTTGCCATGGGTGTCCGGATTGAGCATCCCCGTGCTTTCATAGACCGCTCCCAATATGGTTCCTTTGCCGATCATCCTGCCTTGGGCGCTGCCTCCTATAAACTGATCTGTCATACGCCGGATGGCCGGGGCGTCTATACCTTCTGTATGTGTCCCGGAGGAGAAGTGATCGCTGCGGCGTCCCAGCCCGGCGGAGTCGTCACCAACGGCATGAGTTTTCACGCCCGTGATGGAGTAAACAGCAACTCTGCCCTTCTGGTTGGCGTCAGGCCTCAGGATTTTGGAGATGATCATCCCCTTGCCGGATTCGTTCTTCAGCGCAGTATTGAAAAGGCTGCCTTCCGTGCCGGAGGCGGCGGATTTATTGCGCCGGCCCAGCGCGTCGGGGATTTCCTGGAAAACCGGACTTCAGTCTCTTTTGGAGAGGTAATCCCCTCTTATCGTCCCGGAGTTGTCCCTGCGGACCTGCGGACTGTTCTGCCTGACTGGATCGTTGAAGACCTGAAAAAAGGAATCCGCGCCATGAACGCCCAGCTTTCAGGTTTTGCAAACCCGGACGCCGTCCTGACGGGACCGGAAACACGTTCATCTTCTCCTGTACGGATCAGCCGCAATCCTCTTGGTGAAGCCGAGGATCTGCGCGGACTATATCCGGTTGGTGAAGGAGCCGGTTATGCCGGCGGTATCGTTTCTGCCGCGGCGGACGGAATTACCGCCGCCCTTCATGTTTTGTCCGCCAATGATCTGATCTGA
- a CDS encoding energy-coupling factor transporter ATPase, translated as MRSDTRVQLNDVSYSYEEQAAPALSDVSAVIQPGEFVAVLGHNGSGKSTMAKLLNALYIPTEGNVLVCGYNTREEKYVWEIRQRAGMIFQNPDNQIVATVVKEDVAFGLENLGVSTEDMLPRIESALSAVRMSKYADKAPHLLSGGQKQRVAIAGILAMEPSVIIADEATAMLDPSGRKEVLETIRTLNRQKGITVVWITHFMEEAALADRVLVVTDGKIRLSGTPAEVFDRVDEMREMHLDVPHMTALAGELRAEGMPLKPGILTVDEFVEEVERLCPLKSAT; from the coding sequence ATGCGCTCCGATACCCGCGTTCAACTGAACGATGTATCCTATTCCTACGAAGAGCAGGCTGCGCCTGCTCTTTCCGACGTCTCTGCGGTCATTCAGCCGGGAGAATTCGTCGCAGTGCTGGGCCATAACGGCTCCGGCAAATCCACAATGGCCAAGCTTCTCAATGCGTTGTATATCCCGACAGAAGGCAATGTCCTGGTCTGCGGTTACAACACCCGTGAGGAAAAATACGTCTGGGAAATCCGCCAGCGTGCAGGCATGATCTTCCAGAATCCTGACAACCAGATTGTTGCCACTGTCGTCAAGGAAGATGTTGCCTTCGGCCTGGAGAATCTCGGTGTCTCCACAGAGGATATGCTTCCCCGCATTGAGAGTGCCCTTTCCGCCGTACGCATGAGCAAATATGCGGACAAGGCGCCGCATCTGCTGTCCGGCGGCCAGAAGCAGCGTGTTGCCATCGCCGGCATCCTGGCGATGGAACCTTCTGTGATCATCGCAGATGAAGCAACAGCAATGCTGGATCCTTCCGGCCGTAAGGAAGTGCTCGAAACCATCCGCACCCTGAACCGCCAGAAGGGCATCACTGTTGTCTGGATCACCCACTTCATGGAAGAGGCTGCCCTGGCTGACCGTGTTCTGGTCGTAACCGACGGGAAGATCCGTCTTTCCGGCACTCCTGCAGAGGTTTTCGACCGGGTGGACGAGATGCGGGAAATGCATCTTGACGTTCCCCATATGACAGCGCTCGCGGGTGAACTCCGTGCGGAGGGTATGCCCCTGAAACCCGGTATTCTGACCGTGGATGAGTTTGTTGAGGAGGTGGAAAGACTATGCCCATTGAAGTCAGCCACCTGA
- the truA gene encoding tRNA pseudouridine(38-40) synthase TruA, whose translation MKRILLTVEYDGTAYAGWQRQINGLAVQQVLEEALSSACGHPVTVTGASRTDAGVHALDQKVHFDTGSTIPPDKYPFVLNTMLPPDIRVLEGREVPADFHARFLTAGKTYTYRIWNARHASALRRNTHWHVPVPLNEAPVRQALLTLTGKHDFAAFQAAGGTAKTTIRTLRSADLEVKGNEWILTVSGDAFLYNMVRIIAGTVVEIGLGKFGPDAFTKAFETLDRLALGMTAPAHGLELTQVRYPEKAFTDPSSVRWHEEETNGSTD comes from the coding sequence TTGAAACGGATCCTGCTGACAGTGGAATATGACGGCACCGCCTATGCCGGCTGGCAGCGTCAGATCAACGGTCTGGCAGTCCAGCAGGTATTGGAGGAAGCGCTTTCTTCTGCCTGCGGTCATCCGGTTACCGTTACCGGTGCTTCCCGTACAGATGCCGGTGTACACGCACTGGATCAGAAGGTCCATTTTGATACAGGCAGTACGATCCCTCCGGATAAATATCCCTTTGTGCTGAATACCATGCTTCCGCCGGATATCCGGGTACTGGAAGGCCGGGAAGTCCCGGCAGATTTCCATGCTCGTTTCCTGACCGCCGGCAAAACCTATACCTACCGTATCTGGAATGCCCGTCACGCCAGCGCCCTTCGCCGTAACACCCACTGGCACGTTCCTGTTCCGCTGAATGAAGCGCCGGTTCGCCAGGCACTTCTGACGCTGACCGGAAAGCATGACTTTGCAGCCTTCCAGGCTGCCGGCGGCACAGCCAAAACCACTATCCGTACCCTGCGTTCCGCCGATCTGGAAGTCAAGGGAAACGAATGGATTCTGACCGTCAGCGGCGATGCGTTCCTGTACAACATGGTTCGCATTATCGCGGGCACTGTTGTGGAAATCGGCCTGGGAAAATTCGGACCGGATGCCTTCACCAAAGCCTTTGAAACATTGGATCGTCTTGCGCTCGGCATGACTGCCCCCGCTCACGGCCTTGAATTGACCCAGGTTCGCTACCCGGAAAAAGCCTTTACCGACCCGTCATCCGTCAGATGGCATGAGGAAGAAACAAATGGTTCGACTGACTAA
- a CDS encoding flavin reductase family protein — MDKYSYQILPPSTLLNPAPVVLVSCGDPKKPENRNMITVAWAGTVNSDPPMVSVSIRKERYSHGLISASGEFVVNLVDEKMARPVDLCGVKSGRDTDKAKETGLNYIPAEGLDIAPAVEGAPVSLCCKVRHTLELGSHDMFVGEVVSVMVREDLLDAGGSLHLEKAGLIAYSHGLYQKLGEVMGFFGWSVAREDVFKRRMSAYR; from the coding sequence ATGGATAAGTACAGCTATCAGATTCTGCCGCCTTCCACACTGCTGAATCCTGCTCCTGTGGTGCTGGTCAGCTGTGGAGATCCGAAAAAGCCGGAAAACCGCAATATGATTACCGTTGCCTGGGCGGGAACGGTCAATTCCGATCCGCCGATGGTATCCGTCAGCATCCGGAAGGAACGTTATTCACATGGCCTGATCAGCGCATCTGGTGAATTTGTTGTGAATCTTGTGGATGAAAAAATGGCCCGTCCCGTGGATCTGTGCGGCGTTAAAAGCGGCAGGGACACGGACAAGGCAAAGGAAACCGGATTGAATTATATTCCGGCGGAAGGACTGGATATTGCTCCGGCAGTAGAAGGCGCACCGGTGAGCCTGTGCTGCAAGGTACGGCATACACTGGAACTGGGCAGCCACGATATGTTTGTAGGCGAGGTTGTTTCCGTTATGGTACGGGAGGATCTCCTGGACGCCGGCGGAAGCCTGCATCTGGAAAAGGCCGGGCTGATTGCCTACAGCCACGGCCTGTATCAGAAACTGGGTGAAGTGATGGGATTCTTCGGCTGGTCGGTAGCCAGGGAAGACGTCTTCAAGCGCCGGATGAGCGCTTACCGCTGA
- a CDS encoding NusG domain II-containing protein codes for MKKKYLIAGTVVVIAVIAAVVLLLLNNSNNNSEFRIQNSELNAENVSTAVPSTDIKEVPVLNAEPEKTEVPVAEKKDNKAEAEATDQPFLVQITDDDPSIAYVLVRMPNPIGLLPLPLEGEYSKTIRTKLADGSEFVNVLHLTPNGFRMEDANCEGHDCVNQGEVTLENREDRILWNMIICLPHQLSAELITREEAEQMLAH; via the coding sequence ATGAAGAAAAAGTATTTGATTGCAGGGACTGTGGTTGTTATTGCTGTTATTGCAGCAGTAGTGTTATTGCTGTTGAATAACAGCAACAATAATTCAGAATTCAGAATTCAGAATTCAGAATTAAATGCTGAGAACGTCAGTACAGCAGTTCCTTCCACAGATATAAAAGAAGTTCCTGTATTAAATGCTGAACCAGAAAAAACAGAGGTTCCGGTTGCAGAAAAGAAAGATAATAAAGCAGAAGCGGAAGCGACGGATCAGCCTTTCCTGGTGCAGATTACGGATGATGATCCTTCCATTGCCTACGTTCTGGTCAGAATGCCGAATCCCATCGGTCTGCTGCCTCTTCCGCTGGAGGGTGAGTACAGCAAAACCATCCGGACAAAACTGGCTGACGGTTCTGAATTTGTAAACGTGCTGCACCTGACACCCAACGGCTTCCGGATGGAAGACGCAAACTGCGAGGGACACGATTGCGTCAACCAAGGTGAAGTGACTTTGGAAAACCGGGAAGACCGGATCCTGTGGAATATGATTATCTGCCTGCCGCATCAACTGTCAGCAGAGTTGATTACAAGGGAAGAAGCAGAACAGATGCTAGCCCATTAA